The Lycium barbarum isolate Lr01 chromosome 9, ASM1917538v2, whole genome shotgun sequence genome has a segment encoding these proteins:
- the LOC132611667 gene encoding uncharacterized protein LOC132611667: protein MENVQYSTWAELFKITARSHKVLHHIIPPANGKAKVPSTEDEKELWSTLDATVLSWIYATISNDLLHTIIEPDAMAMDAWNRLRDIFQDNKNSRVVTLEAEFSNTKMKNFPNASAYCQRLKTIADQLKNVGAPVSKSRLVIQLVSSLTRAYRGVGTLIRQSDLLPPFYKDRLMLTLEEAGLTKEAATGSESAMVAASNSDVDDGFSHSDQSQGRGKQSGNQKNGGRKSGGAGRGSGGGKQGRGGGGQKQQQSGQQPGQQWANQVPWGNFPP from the coding sequence ATGGAGAATGTTCAATACTCGACATGGGCGGAACTTTTCAAAATTACTGCACGTTCTCACAAGGTCCTTCACCATATTATTCCTCCTGCTAATGGAAAGGCGAAGGTCCCTTCTACCGAGGATGAAAAGGAATTGTGGTCGACCCTTGACGCTACGGTTCTTTCTTGGATTTATGCTACCATCTCCAATGATCTTTTGCATACAATCATTGAACCCGATGCTATGGCTATGGATGCTTGGAACCGGTTACGGGATATATTCCAAGACAACAAAAATTCCCGTGTGGTTACCTTAGAGGCCGAATTCTCCAATACTAAAATGAAGAATTTTCCAAATGCATCGGCCTATTGTCAGCGTCTTAAGACAATCGCTGATCAGTTGAAGAATGTTGGAGCACCGGTATCAAAAAGTCGGCTCGTCATTCAACTTGTTTCCAGCCTTACTCGGGCCTATAGGGGTGTGGGGACATTGATCCGACAAAGTGATCTGCTACCTCCATTTTATAAGGATCGTTTGATGCTTACACTCGAGGAGGCCGGATTGACGAAGGAGGCTGCCACGGGCTCCGAATCCGCAATGGTGGCCGCCTCGAATTCGGATGTTGATGATGGATTCTCTCATTCGGATCAATCACAGGGCCGAGGCAAGCAATCCGGCAACCAGAAAAACGGTGGCCGGAAGTCCGGCGGTGCTGGTCGTGGTTCCGGCGGGGGCAAGCAAGGCCGCGGTGGTGGTGGCCAGAAACAGCAGCAGTCGGGACAGCAGCCGGGGCAGCAGTGGGCGAATCAGGTTCCATGGGGAAATTTCCCACCTTAG
- the LOC132611666 gene encoding uncharacterized mitochondrial protein AtMg00810-like, with the protein MGMAVSVGDKGRWKRQGEQERMGEMRERKCDNSLFIYRKGTDMAYILLYVDDIILTASSNALHLSIKGLLSSEFAMKDLGPLNYFLGIAVSRHKGGMFLSQRKYAEQIIERAGMSSCKSSPTPVDTKEKVSATSSATYEDPTLYRSLAGGSTVSYIHPTGYFLCCSTSVLTYA; encoded by the exons ATGGGGATGGCAGTGAGCGTGGGGGACAAAGGGAGGTGGAAGAGACAGGGGGAACAAGAGAGGATGGGGGAGATGAGGGAGAG AAAATGTGATAACTCATTGTTTATTTATCGCAAGGGGACTGACATGGCTTACATCTTgttgtatgttgatgatataaTCCTGACTGCTTCTTCTAATGCTCTCCATTTGTCTATAAAGGGTCTTCTTAGCTCGGAATTTGCTATGAAAGATCttggtcctttgaattattttcttggcattgcagTGTCCCGACataagggtggtatgtttctttCACAGCGCAAGTATGCCGAACAAATAATTGAGCGGGCCGGAATGTCCTCTTGCAAGTCATCTCCTACTCCTGTTGACACAAAGGAAAAGGTTAGTGCTACTTCTAGTGCTACCTATGAGGATCCCACTCTTTATAGGAGTCTTGCCGGGGGCTCTACAGTATCTTACATTCACCcgaccggatatttcttatgctgttCAACAAGTGTGCTTACATATGCATGA